A genomic segment from Phragmites australis chromosome 6, lpPhrAust1.1, whole genome shotgun sequence encodes:
- the LOC133921139 gene encoding E3 ubiquitin-protein ligase RZF1-like → MSMTTPAQYGGSRRRTCRMYWCYQCGRALRIISYPSTDVFCPRCFGRFLHEMDQPPRPALPPPHFVPHPFHPQYQDDGRPRRWVIYGGDPTAVPGRAFRQPALPAAPAPAPAPPRRRVPSPPPAPVARRPSTPPAIDPGSYFTGPTNLNELIEELTQNDRPGPAPAPSSAIDSLPTVRITGAHLSDGSQCPVCKEDFELGEAARQLPCKHVYHSDCIVPWLRLHNSCPVCRYQLPGAGSNDSSHAAARASGNSRNMDRDREREPPTIVRWGPFSWLWPPRGLDDADDTWEHGRRGRQEAADAGAFYAWWRSLFLI, encoded by the exons ATGTCGATGACGACGCCCGCGCAGTACGGCGGCTCGCGGCGCCGGACGTGCCGCATGTACTGGTGCTACCAGTGCGGCCGCGCGCTCCGCATCATCTCCTACCCGTCCACCGACGTCTTCTGCCCGCGCTGCTTCGGCCGCTTCCTCCACGAGATGGACCAGCCGCCGCGACCCGCGCTCCCGCCGCCGCACTTCGTGCCGCACCCGTTCCACCCGCAGTACCAGGACGATGGCCGCCCGCGCCGCTGGGTCATATACGGTGGGGACCCCACCGCCGTCCCCGGGCGCGCGTTCCGCCAGCCTGCACTGCCAGCAGCGCCGGCTCCTGCACCGGCGCCGCCTCGTCGACGCGTGCCATCCCCACCGCCGGCGCCGGTGGCGCGGCGGCCGTCCACGCCCCCTGCCATCGACCCGGGGAGCTACTTCACGGGGCCCACCAACCTGAACGAACTCATCGAGGAGCTCACCCAGAACGACCGCCCAGGCcctgcgccggcgccgtcgTCGGCCATAGACTCGCTCCCGACAGTGCGGATCACCGGGGCGCACCTCTCGGACGGCTCGCAGTGCCCCGTGTGCAAGGAGGACTTCGAGCTAGGGGAGGCCGCGCGGCAGCTTCCCTGCAAGCACGTGTACCACTCCGACTGCATCGTGCCGTGGCTCCGCCTCCACAACTCCTGCCCGGTCTGCCGGTACCAGCTGCCTGGCGCCGGGTCCAACGACAGCAGCCACGCCGCAGCTCGCGCCAGCGGCAACAGCAGGAACATGGACAGGGACAGGGAGAGAGAGCCCCCGACCATCGTGAGGTGGGGGCCGTTCTCGTGGCTGTGGCCGCCGCGGGGGCTCGATGACGCCGACGACACGTGGGAGCACGGGCGGCGCGGGAGGCAGGAGGCGGCCGACGCCGGCG CATTCTACGCGTGGTGGCGCTCTCTGTTCCTTATCTAG
- the LOC133921141 gene encoding mitochondrial phosphate carrier protein 3, mitochondrial-like — protein sequence MALSDRSRESLLPSFLYTSAARSFTGGAARLPVSPPAPAAAGVAGGAPFSIQAPREKIEMYSPAFYAACTAGGIASCGLTHMAVTPLDLVKCNMQIDPAKYKSISSGFGVLLKEQGARGFFRGWVPTLLGYSAQGACKFGFYEFFKKYYSDIAGPEYAQKYKTLIYLAGSASAEVIADVALCPFEAVKVRVQTQPGFARGLSDGLPKFVRSEGALGLYKGLVPLWGRQIPYTMMKFASFETIVELIYKHAVPIPKSECSKSFQLGISFAGGYVAGVFCAIVSHPADNLVSFLNNAKGATVGDAVKKLGLWGLFTRGLPLRIVMIGTLTGAQWGIYDAFKVMVGLPTTGGVTPALAPTAESELKASS from the exons ATGGCGCTCTCCGACCGCTCCCGCGAGTCGCTCCTCCCGAGCTTCCTCTACACCTCCGCGGCGCGCTCCTTCACCGGCGGCGCCGCGCGCCTCCCCGTCTCCCCCCCGGCGCCGGCCGCGGCTGGAGTAGCAGGCGGCGCGCCCTTCTCGATCCAGGCGCCCAGGGAGAAGATCGAGATGTACTCGCCGGCGTTCTACGCCGCCTGCACGGCCGGAGGGATCGCCAGCTGCGGGCTCACCCACATGGCCGTCACGCCGCTCGACCTCGTCAAGTGCAACATGCAG ATCGATCCAGCTAAATACAAGAGCATATCATCTGGATTTGGTGTCCTATTAAAGGAGCAGGGGGCTAGGGGCTTCTTCAGGGGATGGGTGCCTACCTTGCTTGGTTACAGTGCTCAGGGAGCTTGCAAGTTCGGCTTCTATGAGTTCTTTAAGAAGTATTACTCAGATATTGCAGGGCCTGAGTATGCCCAGAAGTACAAGACTCTAATCTACCTCGCAGGGTCAGCTTCTGCTGAGGTAATTGCTGATGTGGCTCTCTGCCCCTTTGAAGCTGTGAAGGTACGTGTGCAGACACAACCTGGATTCGCTCGTGGGTTGAGTGATGGGCTCCCCAAGTTCGTCCGATCCGAGGGTGCTCTTGG GCTCTACAAGGGACTTGTTCCTCTCTGGGGTCGTCAGATTCCTT ATACCATGATGAAGTTTGCTTCCTTTGAGACCATCGTTGAGCTTATCTACAAGCATGCTGTTCCCATTCCGAAGTCCGAATGCAGCAAGTCTTTCCAGTTGGGTATCAGTTTTGCTGGTGGTTACGTTGCTGGTGTCTTCTGTGCTATTGTTTCTCACCCGGCAGACAACCTAGTCTCTTTCCTGAACAATGCTAAGGGTGCTACAGTGGGTGAT GCTGTTAAGAAGCTTGGTCTTTGGGGTCTTTTCACCAGAGGACTTCCTCTTCGTATTGTCATGATTGGTACCCTTACTGGTGCTCAGTGGGGAATTTATGATGCTTTCAAAGTCATGGTTGGACT TCCAACAACAGGTGGTGTTACACCTGCACTGGCTCCTACAGCAGAGTCTGAATTGAAAGCCAGCTCTTGA